From the Manis javanica isolate MJ-LG chromosome 11, MJ_LKY, whole genome shotgun sequence genome, one window contains:
- the TUT1 gene encoding speckle targeted PIP5K1A-regulated poly(A) polymerase isoform X1, which translates to MAAVDSDVEPLQRRGFRCRLCHVTTANRPSLDAHLGGRKHQHLVELRAARKAQGLRSVFVSGFPRDVDSTQLSEYFQVFGPVASVVMDKDKGVFAIVEMGDMSAREAVLSQPQHSLGGHRLRVRPREQKEFQRPTSKSPKGVAPDSHQLAKALAEAPDVEAQMVKLVGLRELSEAERQLRSLVVALIQEVFTEFFPGCVVHPFGSSINSFDVHGCDLDLFLDLGDLEEPQNIPQLGGSRRSTHPARFPPQPAPKAPESPSLDSALASPLDPRALACTPASPLDSQPPASPQDSETLDFEVPSSSLTPQTPDSALASETLASPQSLPPASPLREDREEGDLGKALELAEALKGEKTEGAAMLELVGSILRGCVPGVYRVQTVPSARRPVVKFCHRPSGLHGDVSLSNRLALHNSRFLNLCSDLDGRVRPLVYTVRCWAQGRGLSGSGPLLNNYALTLLVIYFLQTRDPPVLPTVSQLTQKAGEGEQVEVDGWDCSFPRDASGLEPSINKEPLSSLLAQFFSSISCWDLRGSLLSLREGQALPVAGGLPSNLWEGLRLGPMNLQDPFDLSHNVAANVTSRVAGRLQNCCQAAANYCRSLQYQHRSSRGRDWGLLPLVQPISPSSLLSATPIPLPPAPFTQLTAALVQVLREALGCQIVQGTKRLWSEGGGTGESHQGGTSKRFKLDGQKKNCEEGQQGCAGDHGEEGVEEMVIEAGEMVQDWAVQSPWQPGELPMTPQRHLATGEERQWGHAALAEQVPRGPEAAQEGSQGETGNRMLLSSVSWRCSLGHRVWQGRRRARRRLQQQTKEGGGSAGIGAEWLATEARVTQELRGLSSGEQRPEAEPLLTFVVSASQADQTLTVIPLQDSQGLFPDLHHFLQVFLPQALRNLLKLR; encoded by the exons ATGGCGGCGGTGGATTCGGATGTCGAACCGCTGCAGCGTAGGGGTTTCCGCTGCCGCCTCTGCCACGTTACTACAGCCAACC GACCCAGCTTAGATGCCCACTTGGGAGGCCGGAAGCACCAACACCTGGTAGAACTGAGAGCTGCTCGAAAGGCCCAGGGGCTTCGAAGTGTGTTTGTTAGTGGCTTTCCCCGGGATGTGGATTCTACTCAGCTTTCTGAGTACTTCCAGGTGTTTGGACCTGTGGCCAGTGTGGTCATGGACAAGGACAAG GGAGTGTTTGCCATTGTGGAGATGGGGGACATGAGTGCCCGGGAAGCTGTCTTGTCACAGCCTCAGCACAGCCTGGGAGGACATCGCCTGCGGGTGCGGCCACGGGAGCAGAAAGAGTTCCAGAGGCCGACCTCCAAATCCCCCAAGGGAGTGGCCCCTGACAGTCACCAGCTGGCCAAAGCATTAGCTGAGGCCCCAGATGTGGAGGCACAAATGGTAAAGCTTGTGGGACTGAGGGAGTTGTCTGAGGCTGAGCGGCAGCTTCGAAGCCTCGTGGTGGCCCTGATACAGGAGGTCTTCACAGAGTTCTTCCCTG GCTGTGTGGTCCATCCTTTCGGCTCTTCCATAAACAGCTTTGATGTCCATGGCTGTGATCTTGATCTTTTCTTGGACCTGGGTGATCTGGAAGAGCCCCAG AATATTCCTCAGTTAGGGGGCAGCAGGAGAAGCACGCACCCAGCTCGTTTCCCTCCACAGCCAGCCCCAAAGGCTCCAGAGTCTCCATCTTTGGACTCGGCCCTGGCATCTCCACTGGATCCTCGAGCTCTGGCCTGCACCCCAGCTTCCCCTCTGGACTCACAGCCTCCAGCTTCTCCCCAAGACTCAGAAACCCTGGACTTTGaagtcccttcctcctccctgacACCCCAGACTCCAGACTCTGCTTTGGCTTCTGAGACCCTTGCCTCTCCCcagtccctgcctccagcctcacCACTGCGGGAGGACCGCGAAGAGGGGGACTTAGGGAAGGCCCTGGAACTAGCAGAGGCCCTGAAGGGAGAGAAAACAGAGGGGGCAGCCATGCTGGAGCTGGTGGGATCCATTCTTCGGGGCTGTGTCCCTGGAGTGTACCGAGTCCAAACTGTGCCCTCTGCCCGACGCCCCGTGGTCAAGTTCTGCCATCGGCCTTCAGGTCTCCACGGTGACGTCTCCCTCAGTAACCG GCTGGCCCTACATAACTCTCGTTTCCTGAATCTCTGTTCTGACCTGGATGGGCGAGTACGACCCCTCGTGTACACTGTCCGCTGCTGGGCTCAGGGTCGAGGGCTGTCAG GGAGCGGCCCCCTTCTCAATAACTACGCTTTGACCTTGCTCGTGATATATTTCCTTCAGACCAGGGACCCTCCTGTGTTGCCCACTGTATCCCAGCTCACCCAGAAAGCAG GTGAGGGTGAACAGGTGGAGGTCGATGGCTGGGATTGTAGTTTCCCTAGAGATGCCTCAGGACTGGAGCCCAGTATCAACAAGGAACCCCTCA GTTCCCTGCTCGCCCAGTTCTTCTCCAGCATCTCTTGTTGGGATCTTCGTGGCTCACTGCTGTCCCTGCGGGAGGGTCAGGCACTGCCTGTGGCAGGGGGCCTGCCCTCTAATCTCTGGGAGGGTCTGCGCCTTGGCCCCATGAATCTCCAGGACCCCTTTGATCTCAGTCACAATGTGGCAGCCAATGTGACCAGCCGGGTGGCCGGGCGGCTACAGAACTGCTGCCAAGCAGCAGCTAATTACTGCCGAAGCCTCCAGTACCAGCACCGTTCCTCCCGGGGTCGGGACTGGGGGCTGCTTCCCCTTGTGCAGCCCATCTCCCCCAGCTCTCTGCTGTCTGCAACACCCATCCCCTTACCCCCTGCTCCTTTTACCCAGCTCACTGCTGCCCTGGTCCAAGTGTTAAGGGAAGCATTGGGGTGCCAAATAGTACAGGGAACCAAGAGACTGTGGTCAGAGGGAGGTGGAACTGGGGAGTCTCACCAGGGAGGAACGAGCAAGAGATTTAAACTAGatggacagaaaaaaaattgtgaggAGGGGCAGCAAGGATGTGCAGGGGACCACGGTGAAGAAGGGGTGGAAGAAATGGTTATAGAAGCTGGAGAGATGGTGCAGGACTGGGCCGTGCAGAGCCCTTGGCAGCCAGGGGAGCTGCCCATGACACCTCAAAGGCATCTAGCCACCGGAGAAGAGAGGCAGTGGGGCCATGCAGCACTGGCAGAACAGGTGCCCAGAGGACCTGAGGCAGCCCAAGAAGGGTCTCAAGGCGAGACAGGGAACAGGATGTTGCTCTCTTCAGTGAGCTGGCGCTGTAGCTTGGGGCACCGAGTGTGGCAGGGTCGGCGGCGTGCCCGGAGACGCTTGCAGCAGCAGACCAAGGAAGGAGGTGGCAGTGCTGGCATAGGAGCAGAATGGCTGGCGACTGAGGCACGGGTAACCCAGGAGCTGAGAGGACTGAGCAGTGGTGAacaaaggccagaggcagagccaCTTCTAacttttgtggtgtctgcctccCAGGCTGACCAGACTCTCACTGTGATCCCACTCCAGGATTCTCAAGGCCTTTTCCCTGATCTCCATCATTTCCTACAGGTTTTCCTCCCTCAGGCACTTAGAAATCTCCTTAAGTTAAGATAG
- the TUT1 gene encoding speckle targeted PIP5K1A-regulated poly(A) polymerase isoform X2, whose amino-acid sequence MAAVDSDVEPLQRRGFRCRLCHVTTANRPSLDAHLGGRKHQHLVELRAARKAQGLRSVFVSGFPRDVDSTQLSEYFQVFGPVASVVMDKDKGVFAIVEMGDMSAREAVLSQPQHSLGGHRLRVRPREQKEFQRPTSKSPKGVAPDSHQLAKALAEAPDVEAQMVKLVGLRELSEAERQLRSLVVALIQEVFTEFFPGCVVHPFGSSINSFDVHGCDLDLFLDLGDLEEPQPAPKAPESPSLDSALASPLDPRALACTPASPLDSQPPASPQDSETLDFEVPSSSLTPQTPDSALASETLASPQSLPPASPLREDREEGDLGKALELAEALKGEKTEGAAMLELVGSILRGCVPGVYRVQTVPSARRPVVKFCHRPSGLHGDVSLSNRLALHNSRFLNLCSDLDGRVRPLVYTVRCWAQGRGLSGSGPLLNNYALTLLVIYFLQTRDPPVLPTVSQLTQKAGEGEQVEVDGWDCSFPRDASGLEPSINKEPLSSLLAQFFSSISCWDLRGSLLSLREGQALPVAGGLPSNLWEGLRLGPMNLQDPFDLSHNVAANVTSRVAGRLQNCCQAAANYCRSLQYQHRSSRGRDWGLLPLVQPISPSSLLSATPIPLPPAPFTQLTAALVQVLREALGCQIVQGTKRLWSEGGGTGESHQGGTSKRFKLDGQKKNCEEGQQGCAGDHGEEGVEEMVIEAGEMVQDWAVQSPWQPGELPMTPQRHLATGEERQWGHAALAEQVPRGPEAAQEGSQGETGNRMLLSSVSWRCSLGHRVWQGRRRARRRLQQQTKEGGGSAGIGAEWLATEARVTQELRGLSSGEQRPEAEPLLTFVVSASQADQTLTVIPLQDSQGLFPDLHHFLQVFLPQALRNLLKLR is encoded by the exons ATGGCGGCGGTGGATTCGGATGTCGAACCGCTGCAGCGTAGGGGTTTCCGCTGCCGCCTCTGCCACGTTACTACAGCCAACC GACCCAGCTTAGATGCCCACTTGGGAGGCCGGAAGCACCAACACCTGGTAGAACTGAGAGCTGCTCGAAAGGCCCAGGGGCTTCGAAGTGTGTTTGTTAGTGGCTTTCCCCGGGATGTGGATTCTACTCAGCTTTCTGAGTACTTCCAGGTGTTTGGACCTGTGGCCAGTGTGGTCATGGACAAGGACAAG GGAGTGTTTGCCATTGTGGAGATGGGGGACATGAGTGCCCGGGAAGCTGTCTTGTCACAGCCTCAGCACAGCCTGGGAGGACATCGCCTGCGGGTGCGGCCACGGGAGCAGAAAGAGTTCCAGAGGCCGACCTCCAAATCCCCCAAGGGAGTGGCCCCTGACAGTCACCAGCTGGCCAAAGCATTAGCTGAGGCCCCAGATGTGGAGGCACAAATGGTAAAGCTTGTGGGACTGAGGGAGTTGTCTGAGGCTGAGCGGCAGCTTCGAAGCCTCGTGGTGGCCCTGATACAGGAGGTCTTCACAGAGTTCTTCCCTG GCTGTGTGGTCCATCCTTTCGGCTCTTCCATAAACAGCTTTGATGTCCATGGCTGTGATCTTGATCTTTTCTTGGACCTGGGTGATCTGGAAGAGCCCCAG CCAGCCCCAAAGGCTCCAGAGTCTCCATCTTTGGACTCGGCCCTGGCATCTCCACTGGATCCTCGAGCTCTGGCCTGCACCCCAGCTTCCCCTCTGGACTCACAGCCTCCAGCTTCTCCCCAAGACTCAGAAACCCTGGACTTTGaagtcccttcctcctccctgacACCCCAGACTCCAGACTCTGCTTTGGCTTCTGAGACCCTTGCCTCTCCCcagtccctgcctccagcctcacCACTGCGGGAGGACCGCGAAGAGGGGGACTTAGGGAAGGCCCTGGAACTAGCAGAGGCCCTGAAGGGAGAGAAAACAGAGGGGGCAGCCATGCTGGAGCTGGTGGGATCCATTCTTCGGGGCTGTGTCCCTGGAGTGTACCGAGTCCAAACTGTGCCCTCTGCCCGACGCCCCGTGGTCAAGTTCTGCCATCGGCCTTCAGGTCTCCACGGTGACGTCTCCCTCAGTAACCG GCTGGCCCTACATAACTCTCGTTTCCTGAATCTCTGTTCTGACCTGGATGGGCGAGTACGACCCCTCGTGTACACTGTCCGCTGCTGGGCTCAGGGTCGAGGGCTGTCAG GGAGCGGCCCCCTTCTCAATAACTACGCTTTGACCTTGCTCGTGATATATTTCCTTCAGACCAGGGACCCTCCTGTGTTGCCCACTGTATCCCAGCTCACCCAGAAAGCAG GTGAGGGTGAACAGGTGGAGGTCGATGGCTGGGATTGTAGTTTCCCTAGAGATGCCTCAGGACTGGAGCCCAGTATCAACAAGGAACCCCTCA GTTCCCTGCTCGCCCAGTTCTTCTCCAGCATCTCTTGTTGGGATCTTCGTGGCTCACTGCTGTCCCTGCGGGAGGGTCAGGCACTGCCTGTGGCAGGGGGCCTGCCCTCTAATCTCTGGGAGGGTCTGCGCCTTGGCCCCATGAATCTCCAGGACCCCTTTGATCTCAGTCACAATGTGGCAGCCAATGTGACCAGCCGGGTGGCCGGGCGGCTACAGAACTGCTGCCAAGCAGCAGCTAATTACTGCCGAAGCCTCCAGTACCAGCACCGTTCCTCCCGGGGTCGGGACTGGGGGCTGCTTCCCCTTGTGCAGCCCATCTCCCCCAGCTCTCTGCTGTCTGCAACACCCATCCCCTTACCCCCTGCTCCTTTTACCCAGCTCACTGCTGCCCTGGTCCAAGTGTTAAGGGAAGCATTGGGGTGCCAAATAGTACAGGGAACCAAGAGACTGTGGTCAGAGGGAGGTGGAACTGGGGAGTCTCACCAGGGAGGAACGAGCAAGAGATTTAAACTAGatggacagaaaaaaaattgtgaggAGGGGCAGCAAGGATGTGCAGGGGACCACGGTGAAGAAGGGGTGGAAGAAATGGTTATAGAAGCTGGAGAGATGGTGCAGGACTGGGCCGTGCAGAGCCCTTGGCAGCCAGGGGAGCTGCCCATGACACCTCAAAGGCATCTAGCCACCGGAGAAGAGAGGCAGTGGGGCCATGCAGCACTGGCAGAACAGGTGCCCAGAGGACCTGAGGCAGCCCAAGAAGGGTCTCAAGGCGAGACAGGGAACAGGATGTTGCTCTCTTCAGTGAGCTGGCGCTGTAGCTTGGGGCACCGAGTGTGGCAGGGTCGGCGGCGTGCCCGGAGACGCTTGCAGCAGCAGACCAAGGAAGGAGGTGGCAGTGCTGGCATAGGAGCAGAATGGCTGGCGACTGAGGCACGGGTAACCCAGGAGCTGAGAGGACTGAGCAGTGGTGAacaaaggccagaggcagagccaCTTCTAacttttgtggtgtctgcctccCAGGCTGACCAGACTCTCACTGTGATCCCACTCCAGGATTCTCAAGGCCTTTTCCCTGATCTCCATCATTTCCTACAGGTTTTCCTCCCTCAGGCACTTAGAAATCTCCTTAAGTTAAGATAG
- the TUT1 gene encoding speckle targeted PIP5K1A-regulated poly(A) polymerase isoform X4, translating into MAAVDSDVEPLQRRGFRCRLCHVTTANRPSLDAHLGGRKHQHLVELRAARKAQGLRSVFVSGFPRDVDSTQLSEYFQVFGPVASVVMDKDKGVFAIVEMGDMSAREAVLSQPQHSLGGHRLRVRPREQKEFQRPTSKSPKGVAPDSHQLAKALAEAPDVEAQMVKLVGLRELSEAERQLRSLVVALIQEVFTEFFPGCVVHPFGSSINSFDVHGCDLDLFLDLGDLEEPQSLPPASPLREDREEGDLGKALELAEALKGEKTEGAAMLELVGSILRGCVPGVYRVQTVPSARRPVVKFCHRPSGLHGDVSLSNRLALHNSRFLNLCSDLDGRVRPLVYTVRCWAQGRGLSGSGPLLNNYALTLLVIYFLQTRDPPVLPTVSQLTQKAGEGEQVEVDGWDCSFPRDASGLEPSINKEPLSSLLAQFFSSISCWDLRGSLLSLREGQALPVAGGLPSNLWEGLRLGPMNLQDPFDLSHNVAANVTSRVAGRLQNCCQAAANYCRSLQYQHRSSRGRDWGLLPLVQPISPSSLLSATPIPLPPAPFTQLTAALVQVLREALGCQIVQGTKRLWSEGGGTGESHQGGTSKRFKLDGQKKNCEEGQQGCAGDHGEEGVEEMVIEAGEMVQDWAVQSPWQPGELPMTPQRHLATGEERQWGHAALAEQVPRGPEAAQEGSQGETGNRMLLSSVSWRCSLGHRVWQGRRRARRRLQQQTKEGGGSAGIGAEWLATEARVTQELRGLSSGEQRPEAEPLLTFVVSASQADQTLTVIPLQDSQGLFPDLHHFLQVFLPQALRNLLKLR; encoded by the exons ATGGCGGCGGTGGATTCGGATGTCGAACCGCTGCAGCGTAGGGGTTTCCGCTGCCGCCTCTGCCACGTTACTACAGCCAACC GACCCAGCTTAGATGCCCACTTGGGAGGCCGGAAGCACCAACACCTGGTAGAACTGAGAGCTGCTCGAAAGGCCCAGGGGCTTCGAAGTGTGTTTGTTAGTGGCTTTCCCCGGGATGTGGATTCTACTCAGCTTTCTGAGTACTTCCAGGTGTTTGGACCTGTGGCCAGTGTGGTCATGGACAAGGACAAG GGAGTGTTTGCCATTGTGGAGATGGGGGACATGAGTGCCCGGGAAGCTGTCTTGTCACAGCCTCAGCACAGCCTGGGAGGACATCGCCTGCGGGTGCGGCCACGGGAGCAGAAAGAGTTCCAGAGGCCGACCTCCAAATCCCCCAAGGGAGTGGCCCCTGACAGTCACCAGCTGGCCAAAGCATTAGCTGAGGCCCCAGATGTGGAGGCACAAATGGTAAAGCTTGTGGGACTGAGGGAGTTGTCTGAGGCTGAGCGGCAGCTTCGAAGCCTCGTGGTGGCCCTGATACAGGAGGTCTTCACAGAGTTCTTCCCTG GCTGTGTGGTCCATCCTTTCGGCTCTTCCATAAACAGCTTTGATGTCCATGGCTGTGATCTTGATCTTTTCTTGGACCTGGGTGATCTGGAAGAGCCCCAG tccctgcctccagcctcacCACTGCGGGAGGACCGCGAAGAGGGGGACTTAGGGAAGGCCCTGGAACTAGCAGAGGCCCTGAAGGGAGAGAAAACAGAGGGGGCAGCCATGCTGGAGCTGGTGGGATCCATTCTTCGGGGCTGTGTCCCTGGAGTGTACCGAGTCCAAACTGTGCCCTCTGCCCGACGCCCCGTGGTCAAGTTCTGCCATCGGCCTTCAGGTCTCCACGGTGACGTCTCCCTCAGTAACCG GCTGGCCCTACATAACTCTCGTTTCCTGAATCTCTGTTCTGACCTGGATGGGCGAGTACGACCCCTCGTGTACACTGTCCGCTGCTGGGCTCAGGGTCGAGGGCTGTCAG GGAGCGGCCCCCTTCTCAATAACTACGCTTTGACCTTGCTCGTGATATATTTCCTTCAGACCAGGGACCCTCCTGTGTTGCCCACTGTATCCCAGCTCACCCAGAAAGCAG GTGAGGGTGAACAGGTGGAGGTCGATGGCTGGGATTGTAGTTTCCCTAGAGATGCCTCAGGACTGGAGCCCAGTATCAACAAGGAACCCCTCA GTTCCCTGCTCGCCCAGTTCTTCTCCAGCATCTCTTGTTGGGATCTTCGTGGCTCACTGCTGTCCCTGCGGGAGGGTCAGGCACTGCCTGTGGCAGGGGGCCTGCCCTCTAATCTCTGGGAGGGTCTGCGCCTTGGCCCCATGAATCTCCAGGACCCCTTTGATCTCAGTCACAATGTGGCAGCCAATGTGACCAGCCGGGTGGCCGGGCGGCTACAGAACTGCTGCCAAGCAGCAGCTAATTACTGCCGAAGCCTCCAGTACCAGCACCGTTCCTCCCGGGGTCGGGACTGGGGGCTGCTTCCCCTTGTGCAGCCCATCTCCCCCAGCTCTCTGCTGTCTGCAACACCCATCCCCTTACCCCCTGCTCCTTTTACCCAGCTCACTGCTGCCCTGGTCCAAGTGTTAAGGGAAGCATTGGGGTGCCAAATAGTACAGGGAACCAAGAGACTGTGGTCAGAGGGAGGTGGAACTGGGGAGTCTCACCAGGGAGGAACGAGCAAGAGATTTAAACTAGatggacagaaaaaaaattgtgaggAGGGGCAGCAAGGATGTGCAGGGGACCACGGTGAAGAAGGGGTGGAAGAAATGGTTATAGAAGCTGGAGAGATGGTGCAGGACTGGGCCGTGCAGAGCCCTTGGCAGCCAGGGGAGCTGCCCATGACACCTCAAAGGCATCTAGCCACCGGAGAAGAGAGGCAGTGGGGCCATGCAGCACTGGCAGAACAGGTGCCCAGAGGACCTGAGGCAGCCCAAGAAGGGTCTCAAGGCGAGACAGGGAACAGGATGTTGCTCTCTTCAGTGAGCTGGCGCTGTAGCTTGGGGCACCGAGTGTGGCAGGGTCGGCGGCGTGCCCGGAGACGCTTGCAGCAGCAGACCAAGGAAGGAGGTGGCAGTGCTGGCATAGGAGCAGAATGGCTGGCGACTGAGGCACGGGTAACCCAGGAGCTGAGAGGACTGAGCAGTGGTGAacaaaggccagaggcagagccaCTTCTAacttttgtggtgtctgcctccCAGGCTGACCAGACTCTCACTGTGATCCCACTCCAGGATTCTCAAGGCCTTTTCCCTGATCTCCATCATTTCCTACAGGTTTTCCTCCCTCAGGCACTTAGAAATCTCCTTAAGTTAAGATAG
- the TUT1 gene encoding speckle targeted PIP5K1A-regulated poly(A) polymerase isoform X3: MSNRCSVGVSAAASATLLQPTGVFAIVEMGDMSAREAVLSQPQHSLGGHRLRVRPREQKEFQRPTSKSPKGVAPDSHQLAKALAEAPDVEAQMVKLVGLRELSEAERQLRSLVVALIQEVFTEFFPGCVVHPFGSSINSFDVHGCDLDLFLDLGDLEEPQNIPQLGGSRRSTHPARFPPQPAPKAPESPSLDSALASPLDPRALACTPASPLDSQPPASPQDSETLDFEVPSSSLTPQTPDSALASETLASPQSLPPASPLREDREEGDLGKALELAEALKGEKTEGAAMLELVGSILRGCVPGVYRVQTVPSARRPVVKFCHRPSGLHGDVSLSNRLALHNSRFLNLCSDLDGRVRPLVYTVRCWAQGRGLSGSGPLLNNYALTLLVIYFLQTRDPPVLPTVSQLTQKAGEGEQVEVDGWDCSFPRDASGLEPSINKEPLSSLLAQFFSSISCWDLRGSLLSLREGQALPVAGGLPSNLWEGLRLGPMNLQDPFDLSHNVAANVTSRVAGRLQNCCQAAANYCRSLQYQHRSSRGRDWGLLPLVQPISPSSLLSATPIPLPPAPFTQLTAALVQVLREALGCQIVQGTKRLWSEGGGTGESHQGGTSKRFKLDGQKKNCEEGQQGCAGDHGEEGVEEMVIEAGEMVQDWAVQSPWQPGELPMTPQRHLATGEERQWGHAALAEQVPRGPEAAQEGSQGETGNRMLLSSVSWRCSLGHRVWQGRRRARRRLQQQTKEGGGSAGIGAEWLATEARVTQELRGLSSGEQRPEAEPLLTFVVSASQADQTLTVIPLQDSQGLFPDLHHFLQVFLPQALRNLLKLR, encoded by the exons ATGTCGAACCGCTGCAGCGTAGGGGTTTCCGCTGCCGCCTCTGCCACGTTACTACAGCCAACC GGAGTGTTTGCCATTGTGGAGATGGGGGACATGAGTGCCCGGGAAGCTGTCTTGTCACAGCCTCAGCACAGCCTGGGAGGACATCGCCTGCGGGTGCGGCCACGGGAGCAGAAAGAGTTCCAGAGGCCGACCTCCAAATCCCCCAAGGGAGTGGCCCCTGACAGTCACCAGCTGGCCAAAGCATTAGCTGAGGCCCCAGATGTGGAGGCACAAATGGTAAAGCTTGTGGGACTGAGGGAGTTGTCTGAGGCTGAGCGGCAGCTTCGAAGCCTCGTGGTGGCCCTGATACAGGAGGTCTTCACAGAGTTCTTCCCTG GCTGTGTGGTCCATCCTTTCGGCTCTTCCATAAACAGCTTTGATGTCCATGGCTGTGATCTTGATCTTTTCTTGGACCTGGGTGATCTGGAAGAGCCCCAG AATATTCCTCAGTTAGGGGGCAGCAGGAGAAGCACGCACCCAGCTCGTTTCCCTCCACAGCCAGCCCCAAAGGCTCCAGAGTCTCCATCTTTGGACTCGGCCCTGGCATCTCCACTGGATCCTCGAGCTCTGGCCTGCACCCCAGCTTCCCCTCTGGACTCACAGCCTCCAGCTTCTCCCCAAGACTCAGAAACCCTGGACTTTGaagtcccttcctcctccctgacACCCCAGACTCCAGACTCTGCTTTGGCTTCTGAGACCCTTGCCTCTCCCcagtccctgcctccagcctcacCACTGCGGGAGGACCGCGAAGAGGGGGACTTAGGGAAGGCCCTGGAACTAGCAGAGGCCCTGAAGGGAGAGAAAACAGAGGGGGCAGCCATGCTGGAGCTGGTGGGATCCATTCTTCGGGGCTGTGTCCCTGGAGTGTACCGAGTCCAAACTGTGCCCTCTGCCCGACGCCCCGTGGTCAAGTTCTGCCATCGGCCTTCAGGTCTCCACGGTGACGTCTCCCTCAGTAACCG GCTGGCCCTACATAACTCTCGTTTCCTGAATCTCTGTTCTGACCTGGATGGGCGAGTACGACCCCTCGTGTACACTGTCCGCTGCTGGGCTCAGGGTCGAGGGCTGTCAG GGAGCGGCCCCCTTCTCAATAACTACGCTTTGACCTTGCTCGTGATATATTTCCTTCAGACCAGGGACCCTCCTGTGTTGCCCACTGTATCCCAGCTCACCCAGAAAGCAG GTGAGGGTGAACAGGTGGAGGTCGATGGCTGGGATTGTAGTTTCCCTAGAGATGCCTCAGGACTGGAGCCCAGTATCAACAAGGAACCCCTCA GTTCCCTGCTCGCCCAGTTCTTCTCCAGCATCTCTTGTTGGGATCTTCGTGGCTCACTGCTGTCCCTGCGGGAGGGTCAGGCACTGCCTGTGGCAGGGGGCCTGCCCTCTAATCTCTGGGAGGGTCTGCGCCTTGGCCCCATGAATCTCCAGGACCCCTTTGATCTCAGTCACAATGTGGCAGCCAATGTGACCAGCCGGGTGGCCGGGCGGCTACAGAACTGCTGCCAAGCAGCAGCTAATTACTGCCGAAGCCTCCAGTACCAGCACCGTTCCTCCCGGGGTCGGGACTGGGGGCTGCTTCCCCTTGTGCAGCCCATCTCCCCCAGCTCTCTGCTGTCTGCAACACCCATCCCCTTACCCCCTGCTCCTTTTACCCAGCTCACTGCTGCCCTGGTCCAAGTGTTAAGGGAAGCATTGGGGTGCCAAATAGTACAGGGAACCAAGAGACTGTGGTCAGAGGGAGGTGGAACTGGGGAGTCTCACCAGGGAGGAACGAGCAAGAGATTTAAACTAGatggacagaaaaaaaattgtgaggAGGGGCAGCAAGGATGTGCAGGGGACCACGGTGAAGAAGGGGTGGAAGAAATGGTTATAGAAGCTGGAGAGATGGTGCAGGACTGGGCCGTGCAGAGCCCTTGGCAGCCAGGGGAGCTGCCCATGACACCTCAAAGGCATCTAGCCACCGGAGAAGAGAGGCAGTGGGGCCATGCAGCACTGGCAGAACAGGTGCCCAGAGGACCTGAGGCAGCCCAAGAAGGGTCTCAAGGCGAGACAGGGAACAGGATGTTGCTCTCTTCAGTGAGCTGGCGCTGTAGCTTGGGGCACCGAGTGTGGCAGGGTCGGCGGCGTGCCCGGAGACGCTTGCAGCAGCAGACCAAGGAAGGAGGTGGCAGTGCTGGCATAGGAGCAGAATGGCTGGCGACTGAGGCACGGGTAACCCAGGAGCTGAGAGGACTGAGCAGTGGTGAacaaaggccagaggcagagccaCTTCTAacttttgtggtgtctgcctccCAGGCTGACCAGACTCTCACTGTGATCCCACTCCAGGATTCTCAAGGCCTTTTCCCTGATCTCCATCATTTCCTACAGGTTTTCCTCCCTCAGGCACTTAGAAATCTCCTTAAGTTAAGATAG